The genomic stretch TCATAAACGGAGAAGCCATTACACATGAGATAAGCCAAAAACAATACGACAAATTTCTTGCAGTCGATGATTTTCATCGGATGAAACTTTTCTCCAGAATTTTTGATGAAGTGGACATGAAAACACGGCCTGAAATGCAAAGAGATTTGGGTACAAAGATATTTGCTGCACTTGCAGCTGGGTCAGTAGTACTGTCGGAGGTAGTTCATGATATGCATCATCCAAGACCGGAATTTTATGAAGAGCATATGTGCAATGCCCCTCGCCCATATTTCAAACCTGGTGTAGATACCCCGAGGGATGTGGCGGCAAGATATTTCGAAGCACAAATGAATCAGGAAATTGCTGAAATACGCAGAGGGTTTTAACACTATTGATAAGGAATGGCAAAAGGAGAACTGACATACGATGACTTCCTGCAGCGGCTGAACATTCAGGATATACTGATTGACGCAGGCTATCACCTTAACAGGCGTGATGGCTTGCGCTATCCTTCATATATCCGTACAGACAATAGTGGTATTCGGATACGGGGGGATAAGTTCATTGTCACAGCGAACGGTAAATGCTGCTTCCAGCCGCCACAGCAGAAACTATACAACGTCATTTCTTTTATAAAGGCTTTCCCGGAAAAATTCTCCGAATACAGGTCAGGTGTTTCACCGGACAGACTTGTAAATCTTGTATGTAATCGTCTTCTGCACAATCCGATTGAGGACAGGCCTATAAGGATTGTACAGCCAAAGAAGGATACGGTTCAGTTCAACTTATCGGATTACGATATACATCGTTTTGATCCGGACAACAAAGAAACCCATAAGCGATTCTATCCATACTTCAAAAACCGTGGGATTGACATATTCACACAAATAGCCTTTGCTGAACATTTCATCCTTACGAGCAAACATCGGGCGGACGGTTTGTCTTATGCCAATCTCTCCTTCCCACTTGTACTGCCTAAAGAGCCTGATAAGATTGTTGGTTTGGAGGAACGTGGACGTCCGAAGATGGACGGAAGCGGAAGTTATAAGGGAAAAGCGGAAGGAAGCAACAGCAGTGAAGGCTTATGGATAGCCCGATTTGGAAATGAACCATTGCATAAAGCCGGTGGCATATCATGGTTTGAAAGCGCCTATGATGCTATGGCAT from Butyricimonas virosa encodes the following:
- a CDS encoding toprim domain-containing protein, whose amino-acid sequence is MAKGELTYDDFLQRLNIQDILIDAGYHLNRRDGLRYPSYIRTDNSGIRIRGDKFIVTANGKCCFQPPQQKLYNVISFIKAFPEKFSEYRSGVSPDRLVNLVCNRLLHNPIEDRPIRIVQPKKDTVQFNLSDYDIHRFDPDNKETHKRFYPYFKNRGIDIFTQIAFAEHFILTSKHRADGLSYANLSFPLVLPKEPDKIVGLEERGRPKMDGSGSYKGKAEGSNSSEGLWIARFGNEPLHKAGGISWFESAYDAMAFYQIHRDAFRNNPDLSRKSIFVSTGGTPTDMQIRGMLAATPNITQYLCFDNDNAGRSFVEKFMAIAKQMKIPSDKIKVFPMLPCYKDWNDVLLNKLNGEYLESIKIEVPPIGSIQDKEELTENEGIHSQSNFHR